A stretch of Rhododendron vialii isolate Sample 1 chromosome 4a, ASM3025357v1 DNA encodes these proteins:
- the LOC131324788 gene encoding serine/threonine-protein kinase ATG1c-like isoform X1 — protein MASRFIGDYEVGEQIGAGSFSVVWHGWHRVDGTEVAIKEIVTERLSKKLQESLMYEIVILKQIDHPNIIRLHDIIKETGRLHLILEYCRGGDLSMYIQQRQGRVPEAKTKHFMQQLAVGLQILRKNNLIHRDLKPQNLLLSSKDDNAVLKIADFGFARSLEPKVLAETLCGSPLYMAPEIMQLQKYDAKADLWSVGAILFQLATGKTPFTGNNQMQLLRNIMKSTELHFPPQRKNLSSDCMDLCQKLLRANPVERLTFEEFFNHPFLSQGQPGELLRNVSSPIVRDGFPLAERNPVMNVEENSQKDFLPFSLDDDSSGHDGSQPFGRRPPMNSSYGFSLDSKIDRKVVSNTLSNMDPTSKYGTILHAPEDTGFSLDSDTPLEGNVYKSFQSFGQRPMNIRSRVVDSWVLIDQDYGFVSRPSMDASSSSASASKLSHMPCKLESPHQAFASVNSTSSSSMPIVSLTGSRVGCIGALDSHSAAPSGTPHDIGDALEQPITHCMTRIRSLQQFASAIRELVNEKIAAGNQLEAFSIELVILAIWKQALHICHTQAVSTIEGSPAQEHGSPDVDNSPTPQDMSSLMEREFLLEIGNAEELAKVIEPGNSEMPDAMETIYQSALAWGRRGAVDEYMGDAENAAVYYSKAVQLLVFLLVEAPSLILIPPFSLTNSDRYRLQTYIDVLSNRQSRSSSQRMALLKCEDQKCITQGMGGGFNT, from the exons ATGGCCAGTAGGTTTATCGGAGATTACGAGGTGGGGGAGCAGATAGGGGCGGGATCGTTCTCGGTGGTGTGGCACGGGTGGCACAGGGTCGACGGGACGGAGGTGGCGATCAAGGAGATTGTGACCGAACGGCTGAGCAAGAAACTGCAGGAGTCTCTCATGTATGAGATTGTTATACTGAAGCAGATTGATCATCCCAATATCATCCGGTTGCACGATATCATCAAG GAAACCGGAAGATTACATCTTATATTGGAGTATTGCAGAGGGGGTGATCTTTCTATGTATATTCAACAACGCCAAGGAAGAGTTCCAGAGGCCAAGACGAAGCACTTTATGCAGCAGCTGG CGGTTGGTCTACAGATCCTCCGTAAGAATAATCTGATACATCGAGATTTAAAGCCACAG AATCTCCTCCTCTCTTCAAAAGATGACAACGCTGTCCTGAAAATAGCAGATTTTGGATTTGCAAG ATCTCTTGAACCTAAAGTCCTTGCCGAAACCCTTTGCGGCTCACCTCTGTACATGGCTCCAGAAATAATGCAACTTCAGAAGTATGATGCAAAG GCAGATCTCTGGAGTGTTGGTGCCATTCTGTTTCAGCTTGCGACAGGAAAAACCCCATTTACCGGAAACAACCAAATGCAG TTGCTCAGGAATATCATGAAATCAACTGAATTGCATTTTCCTCCTCAGAGAAAGAATTTGAGTTCTGACTGCATGGATTTGTGCCAAAAGTTGCTACGCGCTAACCCTG TGGAGCGCTTGACatttgaagagttttttaatCACCCTTTTCTGTCCCAGGGGCAACCAGGTGAATTGTTGAG AAATGTGAGTTCACCAATAGTAAGAGATGGGTTTCCTCTAGCTGAACGCAATCCTGTGATGAATGTAGaagaaaattctcaaaaagattttttaccttttagtcTTGACGATGATTCCAGCGGCCATGATGGGAGTCAACCCTTTGGTAGGAGGCCCCCAATGAATTCTAGTTATGGATTTTCTCTTGATTCAAAAATTGACAGGAAGGTAGTATCTAACACTTTAAGTAACATGGATCCTACTTCCAAGTATGGTACTATTCTGCATGCACCAGAAGACACTGGTTTTAGTCTTGACAGCGACACACCTTTGGAAGGAAATGTATATAAATCTTTCCAATCCTTTGGGCAAAGACCAATGAACATTCGCTCAAGAG TCGTGGATTCATGGGTGTTGATTGATCAGGATTATGGTTTTGTATCTCGACCCTCTATGGATGCATCTTCTTCTTCGGCTAGTGCTTCCAAGCTAAGCCATATGCCATGCAAGTTAGAGAGTCCCCATCAAGCATTTGCAAGTGTTAACTCCACATCAAGTTCTTCAATGCCAATTGTTAGTTTGACAGGTAGCAGAGTTGGTTGCATTGGAGCCTTGGACAGTCACAGTGCTGCTCCTTCTGGGACTCCTCATGATATAGGAGATGCTTTAGAGCAGCCAATAACTCACTGCATGACCAGGATTCGGTCATTACAGCAGTTTGCATCTGCCATCAGAGAATTAGTCAATGAAAAG ATTGCGGCAGGCAATCAACTAGAAGCATTCTCAATTGAGCTTGTAATTCTTGCAATATGGAAGCAAGCTCTTCACATTTGCCATACCCAAGCCGTGTCAACTATTGAAGGAAGCCCAGCGCAAGAGCACGGTAGTCCTGATGTTGACAACTCTCCAACACCACAGGATATGTCTTCTCTTATGGAGAGAGAATTTCTTCTTGAGATTGGAAATGCTGAGGAACTTGCCAAGGTTATTGAGCCTG GAAATTCGGAGATGCCTGATGCGATGGAGACCATATATCAGTCAGCCCTTGCTTGGGGAAGACGTGGCGCT GTTGATGAGTACATGGGTGATGCTGAAAATGCAGCAGTTTATTATTCGAAAGCAGTGCAGTTGTTGGTCTTCCTTCTAGTCGAAGCACCATCCCTCATTCTAATTCCTCCATTCTCCCTTACGAACTCGGACCGTTATAGACTCCAAACTTACATTGATGTCCTCAGTAACAGGCAAAGTCGCTCAAGCTCTCAAAGGATGGCTCTTCTTAAATGTGAGGATCAAAAATGCATAACTCAAGGAATGGGGGGAGGTTTTAACACATGA
- the LOC131324788 gene encoding serine/threonine-protein kinase ATG1c-like isoform X2, with the protein MYIQQRQGRVPEAKTKHFMQQLAVGLQILRKNNLIHRDLKPQNLLLSSKDDNAVLKIADFGFARSLEPKVLAETLCGSPLYMAPEIMQLQKYDAKADLWSVGAILFQLATGKTPFTGNNQMQLLRNIMKSTELHFPPQRKNLSSDCMDLCQKLLRANPVERLTFEEFFNHPFLSQGQPGELLRNVSSPIVRDGFPLAERNPVMNVEENSQKDFLPFSLDDDSSGHDGSQPFGRRPPMNSSYGFSLDSKIDRKVVSNTLSNMDPTSKYGTILHAPEDTGFSLDSDTPLEGNVYKSFQSFGQRPMNIRSRVVDSWVLIDQDYGFVSRPSMDASSSSASASKLSHMPCKLESPHQAFASVNSTSSSSMPIVSLTGSRVGCIGALDSHSAAPSGTPHDIGDALEQPITHCMTRIRSLQQFASAIRELVNEKIAAGNQLEAFSIELVILAIWKQALHICHTQAVSTIEGSPAQEHGSPDVDNSPTPQDMSSLMEREFLLEIGNAEELAKVIEPGNSEMPDAMETIYQSALAWGRRGAVDEYMGDAENAAVYYSKAVQLLVFLLVEAPSLILIPPFSLTNSDRYRLQTYIDVLSNRQSRSSSQRMALLKCEDQKCITQGMGGGFNT; encoded by the exons ATGTATATTCAACAACGCCAAGGAAGAGTTCCAGAGGCCAAGACGAAGCACTTTATGCAGCAGCTGG CGGTTGGTCTACAGATCCTCCGTAAGAATAATCTGATACATCGAGATTTAAAGCCACAG AATCTCCTCCTCTCTTCAAAAGATGACAACGCTGTCCTGAAAATAGCAGATTTTGGATTTGCAAG ATCTCTTGAACCTAAAGTCCTTGCCGAAACCCTTTGCGGCTCACCTCTGTACATGGCTCCAGAAATAATGCAACTTCAGAAGTATGATGCAAAG GCAGATCTCTGGAGTGTTGGTGCCATTCTGTTTCAGCTTGCGACAGGAAAAACCCCATTTACCGGAAACAACCAAATGCAG TTGCTCAGGAATATCATGAAATCAACTGAATTGCATTTTCCTCCTCAGAGAAAGAATTTGAGTTCTGACTGCATGGATTTGTGCCAAAAGTTGCTACGCGCTAACCCTG TGGAGCGCTTGACatttgaagagttttttaatCACCCTTTTCTGTCCCAGGGGCAACCAGGTGAATTGTTGAG AAATGTGAGTTCACCAATAGTAAGAGATGGGTTTCCTCTAGCTGAACGCAATCCTGTGATGAATGTAGaagaaaattctcaaaaagattttttaccttttagtcTTGACGATGATTCCAGCGGCCATGATGGGAGTCAACCCTTTGGTAGGAGGCCCCCAATGAATTCTAGTTATGGATTTTCTCTTGATTCAAAAATTGACAGGAAGGTAGTATCTAACACTTTAAGTAACATGGATCCTACTTCCAAGTATGGTACTATTCTGCATGCACCAGAAGACACTGGTTTTAGTCTTGACAGCGACACACCTTTGGAAGGAAATGTATATAAATCTTTCCAATCCTTTGGGCAAAGACCAATGAACATTCGCTCAAGAG TCGTGGATTCATGGGTGTTGATTGATCAGGATTATGGTTTTGTATCTCGACCCTCTATGGATGCATCTTCTTCTTCGGCTAGTGCTTCCAAGCTAAGCCATATGCCATGCAAGTTAGAGAGTCCCCATCAAGCATTTGCAAGTGTTAACTCCACATCAAGTTCTTCAATGCCAATTGTTAGTTTGACAGGTAGCAGAGTTGGTTGCATTGGAGCCTTGGACAGTCACAGTGCTGCTCCTTCTGGGACTCCTCATGATATAGGAGATGCTTTAGAGCAGCCAATAACTCACTGCATGACCAGGATTCGGTCATTACAGCAGTTTGCATCTGCCATCAGAGAATTAGTCAATGAAAAG ATTGCGGCAGGCAATCAACTAGAAGCATTCTCAATTGAGCTTGTAATTCTTGCAATATGGAAGCAAGCTCTTCACATTTGCCATACCCAAGCCGTGTCAACTATTGAAGGAAGCCCAGCGCAAGAGCACGGTAGTCCTGATGTTGACAACTCTCCAACACCACAGGATATGTCTTCTCTTATGGAGAGAGAATTTCTTCTTGAGATTGGAAATGCTGAGGAACTTGCCAAGGTTATTGAGCCTG GAAATTCGGAGATGCCTGATGCGATGGAGACCATATATCAGTCAGCCCTTGCTTGGGGAAGACGTGGCGCT GTTGATGAGTACATGGGTGATGCTGAAAATGCAGCAGTTTATTATTCGAAAGCAGTGCAGTTGTTGGTCTTCCTTCTAGTCGAAGCACCATCCCTCATTCTAATTCCTCCATTCTCCCTTACGAACTCGGACCGTTATAGACTCCAAACTTACATTGATGTCCTCAGTAACAGGCAAAGTCGCTCAAGCTCTCAAAGGATGGCTCTTCTTAAATGTGAGGATCAAAAATGCATAACTCAAGGAATGGGGGGAGGTTTTAACACATGA
- the LOC131324789 gene encoding protein RETICULATA, chloroplastic-like, whose product MEVYSSSSIGLQKMMIANIQKTLACYPKGSRNLTYSNKREQSLVVVNTLKNSGAEPQSGVVVTIVMKEGDGGYAGKDLGVLEGSYGPGTDCGNGGGDVFGGNNRNGSNGKWLGGGGGGDDNSEGGDDEEEEDDDEFGPIMKFEDVMKETEARGASLPLDMLEAAKSGGLRELLLLRYLELQASGWPLSFIMTSCSMLRNRMLADPSFLFKVGTEIVIDSCCATLAEVQKRGKDFWAEFELYLADLLVGVVVNVALVGMLAPYARIGQPSLSKGGFGRMQHAYAALPSSVFEAERPGCRFSVKQRIATYFFKGVMYGAVGFACGIIGQGIANLIMTAKRSIRKSEEDIPVPPLVKSAALWGVFLAVSSNTRYQIINGLERLVESSPLAKKVPPVAMAFTIGVRFGNNIYGGMQFVDWARLSGVQ is encoded by the exons ATGGAGGTTTATTCATCATCGAGTATTGGGCTTCAGAAAATGATGATTGCTAACATTCAAAAAACCCTAGCTTGTTATCCAAAGGGAAGTAGAAATTTGACTTATAGTAATAAAAGGGAACAAAGCCTTGTGGTTGTTAACACCTTGAAAAATTCGGGAGCTGAGCCCCAATCTGGTGTGGTAGTGACCATTGTTATGAAAGAAGGTGACGGAGGGTATGCGGGGAAGGATTTGGGTGTGTTGGAAGGTAGTTATGGGCCGGGAACCGATTGTGGAAACGGCGGTGGGGATGTGTTTGGGGGTAATAATAGAAATGGGTCTAATGGGAAATGGttaggtggaggtggtggtggtgatgataaTAGTGAAGGGggtgatgatgaagaagaagaagatgatgatgagtTTGGGCCAATAATGAAGTTTGAGGATGTGATGAAAGAGACTGAGGCTCGAGGGGCTAGTCTTCCGCTAGACATGTTAGAGGCCGCGAAGAGTGGTGGACTTCGTGAGTTGCTTCTTCTTAGATACTTGGAATTGCAG GCGTCTGGATGGCCTCTGAGCTTTATAATGACGTCTTGTTCTATGCTCCGGAATCGAATGCTGGCTGATCCGTCATTTCTTTTTAAAGTTGGCACGGAG ATTGTTATAGATTCTTGTTGTGCTACATTAGCAGAGGTTCAAAAGAGGGGCAAGGACTTCTGGGCAGAATTTGAGCTGTATCTTGCGGATCTCTTGGTTGGGGTGGTCGTTAATGTCGCATTAGTTGGTATGTTAGCCCCTTATGCTCGTATTGGGCAACCATCTCTGTCTAAAGGGGGTTTTGGACGAATGCAACATGCTTATGCTGCTCTTCCTAGCAG TGTATTTGAAGCTGAAAGGCCAGGCTGTAGATTTTCTGTGAAGCAAAGGATAGCTACTTACTTTTTCAAG GGTGTTATGTATGGAGCAGTCGGGTTTGCATGTGGTATTATAGGTCAAGGCATAGCGAATTTGATCATGACTGCAAAGAG GAGCATTAGGAAATCAGAAGAGGACATACCTGTCCCACCTCTTGTGAAAAGTGCAGCTCTTTGGG GTGTTTTCCTAGCAGTTTCTTCCAACACCCGATATCAGATTATCAATGGATTAGAACGGTTGGTAGAATCATCTCCTTTGGCAAAGAAGGTCCCACCCGTGGCAATGGCTTTTACTATTGGTGTGCGATTTGGCAACAATATCTATGGCGGGATGCAATTTGTGGACTGGGCCAGATTGAGTGGGGTGCAATAA
- the LOC131324791 gene encoding uncharacterized protein LOC131324791: protein MLEGKAVVRETDMPEALQSHGMELAYQALDLHEVSDCQSIAHFIKQKFDEDYGPAWHCVVGRDFGSCITHLRGSFMFFGVGMMEFLIFKDGKELSESKDEAIGVQQKAEQVDF, encoded by the exons ATGTTGGAGGGAAAAGCAGTGGTGCGCGAGACAGACATGCCGGAGGCATTGCAGAGCCATGGCATGGAGTTAGCTTACCAGGCTCTTGATCTTCATGAAGTCTCTGACTGTCAATCCATTGCTCATTTCATTAAACAG AAATTTGATGAAGATTATGGACCAGCATGGCATTGTGTAGTTGGGAGAGACTTCGGATCTTGCATTACTCATTTACGTGGAAGTTTCATGTTCTTCGGAGTGGGGATGATGGAGTTCCTTATTTTCAAAGATGGCAAGGAGTTGAGTGAAAGCAAGGATGAAGCCATAGGAGTTCAACAGAAAGCTGAACAAGTTGATTTTTAG